One segment of Palaemon carinicauda isolate YSFRI2023 chromosome 35, ASM3689809v2, whole genome shotgun sequence DNA contains the following:
- the LOC137627389 gene encoding uncharacterized protein: MNTWYATVFPLSLILRAGISDRPSIHYPRGESWKPLNQDFGRKQLCSPEPITLDWEMIKHRLIPLTSKEDIGEELLLRSRSPDRILSVKWCLSEATPCPRPGLMCSPGPLSWKSTAFAVSADDKRFLVSLDYLEAERCLCKTNASAVDLFPIITKVIIAKQCHYKGEQSNDPVVADEGGNVTMSFPYATPLEDDAPFSIMILKAFGQTRTLVIDFMIRIKNTQHYDDPKDWRARAEVSFVRGAVELLLRNVTYEDEGSYLCKVEFLSSSSCFSTAELSVLDTATDAGRTACRPQMTKPRWTTFQHHTTNSSVPIPLVLSRNFSQEFLIQKCESLANQCQAAYRQCVTSTTRENTATVCVPDTVRGDVSKMEVRYVEDETCACAPKEVFQADSISEETVHIMSMKKVGTCPKKCQPEEVVVQWRELKEYLNKWTSLNLNASIKGQALKVKKCYQSLTPCIEPNLFCQVAEEVKTRRRIKLKNVNLKINLKFIEARKCDCREREDATPPDLREIKSPPVITYAKVGPLRAKKKSGKD; this comes from the exons ATGAATACTTGGTATGCAACGGTATTTCCTCTCTCATTGATATTACGAGCTGGAATCTCAGACCGTCCGAGCATTCATTACCCTCGCG GAGAATCATGGAAACCGCTGAACCAAGACTTTGGCAGGAAACAATTATGCTCCCCTGAACCCATCACCTTGGACTGGGAGATGATAAAGCACCGATTGATTCCGTTGACAAGCAAAGAAGATATTGGAGAGGAATTGCTACTTCGCTCACGATCTCCTGACAGAATCCTCTCTGTCAAATGGTGTCTGTCCGAAGCAACCCCATGCCCCAGGCCTGGATTGATGTGTTCTCCTGGGCCTCTGAGTTGGAAAAGTACCGCATTTGCCGTCTCAGCCGACGACAAACGCTTTCTTGTCTCTCTGGATTACCTGGAAGCGGAACGTTGTCTTTGCAAGACCAATGCGTCTGCTGTGGATTTGTTTCCGATCATTACGAAAGTTATCATTGCCAAACAGTGTCATTATAAGGGAGAGCAGAGCAACGATCCCG TAGTCGCCGACGAAGGAGGAAACGTAACGATGTCCTTCCCTTACGCGACGCCCCTAGAAGATGATGCTCCCTTCAGCATTATGATCTTGAAGGCTTTTGGACAAACTCGGACTTTGGT AATTGATTTCATGATAAGAATAAAGAACACTCAACACTATGATGACCCGAAGGACTGGAGGGCGAGGGCTGAAGTGTCCTTCGTCAGGGGCGCTGTCGAGCTCCTTCTGAGGAACGTTACTTACGAGGACGAAGGATCCTACTTATGCAAAGTGGAATTTCTCAGTTCCTCTTCTTGCTTCTCGACGGCGGAACTATCTGTGTTAG ACACTGCAACAGATGCAGGGAGAACCGCATGCCGGCCGCAGATGACAAAGCCAAGATGGACAACTTTCCAGCACCATACAACCAACAGCAGTGTTCCAATACCACTGGTCTTGAGCAGAAACTTCAGCCAGGAGTTCTTGATTCAGAAATGTGAATCTCTGGCAAACCAGTGCCAAGCTGCCTATCGGCAGTGCGTCACCTCCACGACTCGAGAAAATACAGCTACGGTTTGTGTACCGGATACCGTCCGGGGTGACGTGTCAAAAATGGAAGTGCGCTATGTTGAAGATGAAACCTGCGCTTGTGCCCCAAAAGAAGTATTCCAGGCGGATTCTATTTCAGAAGAAACCGTTCACATCATGAGCATGAAGAAAGTGGGGACTTGTCCGA AGAAGTGCCAGCCAGAAGAAGTGGTGGTCCAGTGGCGTGAACTGAAGGAATACCTGAACAAATGGACTTCCCTGAACCTGAATGCCTCCATCAAAGGTCAAGCTCTGAAGGTCAAGAAGTGTTACCAGAGCCTCACGCCTTGTATTGAACCCAACCTCTTCTGCCAAGTGGCGGAAGAAGTGAAAACTCGTAGGCGAATAAAACTGAAGAATGTCAACTTGAAAATCAATCTCAAATTCATCGAGGCCAGAAAATGCGACTGTAGGGAGCGAGAGGATGCAACACCACCGGACTTGAGAGAGATCAAAAGTCCTCCTGTTATTACCTATGCCAAAGTCGGGCCTTTGCGCGCCAAAAAGAAGAGCGGGAAAGATTGA